In Rosa chinensis cultivar Old Blush chromosome 1, RchiOBHm-V2, whole genome shotgun sequence, a genomic segment contains:
- the LOC112182457 gene encoding cellulose synthase A catalytic subunit 7 [UDP-forming], which translates to MQDGTPWPENNTKDPPGMIQVFLGHSGGLDTEGNELPRLVYVSSEKRPGFSHHKKAGAMNALVRVSGVLTNAPFMLNLDCDHYVNNSKAAREAMCFLMDPQIGRKVCYVQFPQRFDGIDRNYRYANRNAVFFDINMKGLDGIQGPVYVGTGIVFRRQALYGYNPPRGPKRPKMVSCDCCPCFGRRTKLPKYSKNDANGDGANLQVQGMDDDKELLINLSFLKPCCHA; encoded by the exons ATGCAAGATGGGACACCATGGCCCGAAAACAATACTAAGGACCCCCCTGGTATGATTCAGGTCTTTCTTGGTCATAGTGGAGGCCTTGATACTGAAGGAAACGAGCTCCCTCGTCTTGTCTATGTGTCTAGTGAGAAGAGGCCTGGCTTTTCACATCACAAGAAGGCTGGTGCCATGAATGCCTTG GTCCGCGTCTCTGGAGTGCTCACCAATGCTCCTTTCATGCTCAACTTGGATTGTGATCATTATGTTAACAATAGTAAGGCTGCAAGAGAAGCCATGTGTTTCTTGATGGACCCTCAAATTGGAAGGAAAGTTTGCTATGTCCAGTTTCCTCAAAGATTTGATGGCATTGATAGAAATTATCGTTATGCCAACAGGAACGCAGTCTTCTTTGAT ATTAACATGAAAGGTCTGGATGGAATTCAAGGTCCGGTGTATGTGGGCACTGGAATAGTTTTCAGAAGGCAAGCTTTGTATGGATATAATCCTCCAAGGGGTCCTAAGCGCCCAAAGATGGTAAGCTGTGACTGCTGCCCATGTTTTGGACGCCGCACGAAGCTTCCAAAGTATTCCAAGAATGATGCAAATGGAGATGGTGCAAACCTCCAAGTGCA AGGAATGGATGATGACAAAGAGCTATTGATAAATCTCTCCTTCCTCAAGCCCTGCTGCCATGCTTAA